From the genome of Streptomyces sp. NBC_01317, one region includes:
- a CDS encoding TOBE domain-containing protein yields MSLSIRNQLSGTVTAVSPGEVMAAVKVRLAGGQEITAAVTQEAVTELGLAAGTPVRALAKSTEVALATGSVEGLSIRNHLPGTITEITSGGAMSGVKVAVEGGILTSAVTTDAVTDLGLVVGTYVVALIKSTEVSLATL; encoded by the coding sequence ATGAGCTTGAGCATCCGGAACCAGCTTTCCGGGACCGTCACGGCCGTCTCCCCCGGAGAGGTCATGGCCGCGGTCAAGGTCCGGCTGGCGGGCGGGCAGGAGATCACCGCCGCCGTCACGCAGGAGGCCGTGACGGAACTGGGGCTCGCGGCGGGCACACCCGTACGCGCCCTGGCGAAGTCCACCGAGGTCGCGCTGGCGACCGGCTCGGTCGAGGGGCTGAGCATCCGGAACCACCTCCCGGGCACCATCACGGAGATCACGTCAGGTGGCGCCATGTCGGGCGTCAAGGTGGCGGTAGAGGGCGGCATCCTCACGTCCGCCGTCACGACGGACGCCGTCACGGATCTCGGCCTGGTGGTGGGCACCTATGTCGTGGCGCTCATCAAGTCGACCGAGGTCTCGCTCGCCACGCTCTGA
- a CDS encoding TOBE domain-containing protein produces MQSYTIGQAARLLGVSPDTARRWADAGRVATHRDEGGRRLIDGKDLAAFSVEVAQGGAGEDDVSYTSARNAFPGIVTAIKLGDVAAQVEIQAGPHRLVSLLTREGVEELGLEVGMQATARVKSTSVHIDRT; encoded by the coding sequence ATGCAGTCCTACACAATCGGTCAGGCGGCGCGGCTTCTCGGGGTGAGTCCCGACACCGCGCGCCGCTGGGCCGATGCCGGCCGGGTCGCCACCCATCGTGACGAGGGCGGCCGCCGGCTCATCGACGGCAAAGATCTCGCGGCGTTCTCCGTCGAGGTCGCGCAGGGTGGTGCCGGCGAGGACGACGTGTCGTACACCTCGGCCCGCAACGCGTTCCCGGGGATCGTCACCGCCATCAAACTCGGCGATGTCGCGGCCCAGGTGGAGATCCAGGCCGGCCCGCACCGGCTGGTCTCCCTGCTGACCCGGGAGGGCGTCGAGGAGCTGGGACTGGAGGTCGGCATGCAGGCCACCGCCCGTGTGAAGTCCACCAGCGTGCACATCGACCGCACCTGA
- the modA gene encoding molybdate ABC transporter substrate-binding protein, translating into MTFTFTRRRAAAALVTVAFLVPLTACGGDDDGDKKPEAAATTSGAASDAPASADLTVLAASSLTDVFKTAGAAYESSHPGTKVTFSFAGSQELAAQVKQGAPADALVTADTKTIDGLKSDTGTPTIIAKNRLVIATGEGNPDKVENLKDLADPKLKVVLAAPEVPVGRYSEQVLDAQKIDVKPVSQEPNVRAVLSKVELGEADAGIVYKTDAETAPDKVDAIEIPDAQNAIAQYPAATLKTSKHAEAAAAFVAWLSGPEAQKILQDAGFQKP; encoded by the coding sequence ATGACCTTCACCTTCACCCGCCGTCGCGCCGCCGCCGCGCTCGTGACCGTCGCCTTCCTCGTCCCCCTGACCGCCTGCGGTGGTGACGACGACGGCGACAAGAAGCCCGAGGCCGCCGCGACGACGTCCGGGGCGGCCTCCGACGCGCCCGCCTCGGCGGACCTGACCGTCCTGGCCGCGTCGTCGCTCACCGACGTGTTCAAGACGGCCGGTGCCGCCTATGAGTCGTCGCACCCCGGTACGAAGGTGACGTTCTCCTTCGCCGGTTCGCAGGAACTCGCCGCCCAGGTCAAGCAGGGCGCCCCCGCGGACGCGCTGGTCACCGCCGACACCAAGACCATCGACGGGCTCAAGTCCGACACCGGCACCCCCACGATCATCGCCAAGAACCGGCTGGTGATCGCCACGGGCGAGGGCAACCCGGACAAGGTCGAGAACCTCAAGGACCTCGCCGACCCCAAGCTCAAGGTCGTGCTGGCCGCGCCCGAGGTGCCGGTCGGCCGCTACAGCGAGCAGGTGCTCGACGCCCAGAAGATCGACGTCAAGCCGGTCTCCCAGGAGCCGAACGTCCGCGCCGTGCTGAGCAAGGTCGAACTGGGCGAGGCCGACGCGGGCATCGTCTACAAGACCGACGCCGAGACCGCGCCCGACAAGGTCGACGCCATCGAGATCCCGGACGCGCAGAACGCGATCGCGCAGTACCCGGCCGCCACGCTCAAGACGTCGAAGCACGCCGAGGCCGCCGCCGCGTTCGTGGCCTGGCTCAGCGGTCCCGAGGCCCAGAAGATCCTCCAGGACGCCGGGTTCCAGAAGCCGTGA
- a CDS encoding ABC transporter permease yields the protein MNRASPGGRLRPRGAPLTLLLPALAAIAFLLLPLVGILARTEWSRLGTHLTEPDTVEALKLSLIVSFWSLGLSLLFGVPLAWLLARVRFPGKTLVRSLVLLPMVLPPTVGGVALLLGFGRRGLLGPWLEDSFGITLPFHTSGAVLAATFVAMPFLIISLEGALAGLRPAYEETAASLGASPVRVFLTVTLPMVAPGLAAGAALTWARALGEFGATITFAGNLPGTTQTLPLRVYLLLQDDPEAATSVSLLLLAIAMAVLIALRGRWTGGGTRERATHEVPDTDAPGERDSAPGAGNTHDPGGASGAQDRREPRGAHRSEGPAEAGGHGPSADPAGAGPVGRPGATRPGGAGRLRRARGSGGASAGGESDFPPGAGNTHDPHGARDRHDPQERLPSGGAQDRQEPYGAHPADGPAGGVRRLPGGDPAGAASSDPGRPAAGAGHVGRVRGKRAVTDPAAPAAGARAGRPSRTRGKGGPTDPAAPAAGAWRLHAEVTGFTHLTLDAEPGTTIAVVGPNGAGKTTLLRALLGLTPRSHATLRLGDLDVTALAPHRRDVAWVPQNGALFPHLNALANTAYGLRAHGVRRAEARRDAQEWLDRLGVGHLAARRPHQLSGGQAQRVALARALAARPRLLLLDEPLAALDQTTRGQVRHTLRRHLDGFGGVCLIVTHDPVEAVSLADRVLVLDAGRALQDAPPTEVTRNPRSPWVARMLGRNAWPGTFGPDGLVLGGGGGLVVADPLAPGSAALAIIAPEAVSVHRDRPAGSPRNVWPGTVREITALGSRLRILITSPEAPDLVAEITPEAAAELGLADGAAVWTSVKATEVTLVAL from the coding sequence GTGAACCGGGCGTCCCCGGGCGGACGCCTCCGCCCCCGCGGCGCTCCCCTCACCCTGCTCCTGCCCGCGCTGGCCGCGATCGCGTTCCTGCTGCTGCCCCTGGTCGGGATCCTCGCCCGTACGGAGTGGAGCAGGCTCGGCACGCACCTGACGGAACCCGACACGGTCGAGGCGCTGAAGCTCTCGCTGATCGTGTCGTTCTGGTCCCTCGGGCTGTCCCTGCTGTTCGGGGTGCCGCTGGCCTGGCTGCTGGCCCGGGTGCGGTTCCCCGGCAAGACCCTGGTGCGTTCCCTGGTCCTGCTGCCCATGGTGCTGCCGCCCACCGTGGGCGGGGTCGCGCTGCTGCTCGGCTTCGGCCGGCGGGGGCTGCTCGGGCCCTGGCTGGAGGACAGTTTCGGCATCACGCTGCCGTTCCACACCTCGGGCGCGGTCCTCGCCGCGACGTTCGTGGCGATGCCCTTCCTCATCATCAGCCTCGAAGGCGCCCTCGCCGGTCTGCGGCCCGCCTACGAGGAGACCGCCGCGTCCCTGGGCGCCTCGCCGGTACGGGTGTTCCTCACCGTCACCCTCCCCATGGTCGCGCCCGGGCTGGCCGCGGGCGCCGCGCTGACCTGGGCGCGGGCGCTCGGTGAGTTCGGCGCGACGATCACCTTCGCGGGCAACCTGCCGGGCACCACCCAGACCCTCCCGCTCCGGGTCTACCTGCTGCTCCAGGACGACCCGGAGGCGGCGACCTCCGTCTCCCTGCTGCTGCTCGCCATCGCGATGGCCGTCCTGATCGCCCTGCGCGGCCGCTGGACGGGCGGCGGCACCCGCGAGCGCGCCACCCACGAGGTCCCCGACACAGACGCCCCGGGCGAGCGGGACTCCGCGCCCGGCGCGGGGAACACGCACGATCCGGGCGGCGCGTCCGGCGCGCAGGACCGGCGGGAGCCGCGCGGCGCGCACCGCTCGGAGGGTCCCGCCGAGGCCGGCGGTCACGGGCCGTCGGCCGACCCGGCCGGGGCCGGTCCGGTCGGCCGGCCGGGTGCGACGCGCCCCGGCGGTGCGGGGCGTCTGAGGCGTGCGCGCGGCTCGGGCGGCGCGTCCGCCGGGGGCGAGTCGGACTTTCCGCCCGGTGCGGGGAACACGCACGATCCGCACGGCGCGCGGGACCGGCACGACCCGCAGGAGCGGCTTCCTTCGGGCGGGGCGCAGGACCGGCAGGAGCCGTACGGCGCGCACCCTGCGGACGGTCCCGCCGGGGGCGTCCGGCGCCTGCCGGGGGGCGACCCGGCCGGCGCGGCGTCGAGCGACCCGGGTCGGCCGGCGGCAGGCGCCGGACACGTGGGCCGTGTGCGCGGCAAGCGTGCCGTAACGGATCCGGCGGCGCCCGCCGCAGGCGCGCGTGCCGGGCGTCCGAGCCGCACGCGCGGCAAGGGCGGTCCAACGGATCCGGCGGCGCCCGCCGCAGGCGCGTGGCGGTTGCACGCCGAGGTCACCGGGTTCACCCACCTCACCCTCGACGCCGAGCCAGGCACCACCATCGCCGTCGTCGGGCCCAACGGTGCGGGCAAGACCACCCTCCTGCGCGCCCTCCTCGGGCTCACCCCCCGCTCCCACGCCACGCTGCGCCTCGGCGACCTGGACGTCACCGCCCTGGCCCCCCACCGGCGCGACGTCGCCTGGGTGCCGCAGAACGGGGCGCTCTTCCCCCACCTCAACGCCCTCGCCAACACCGCCTACGGCCTGCGCGCCCACGGCGTGCGCCGTGCCGAGGCGCGCCGGGACGCCCAGGAGTGGCTCGACCGGCTCGGCGTCGGCCATCTCGCGGCCCGCCGCCCCCACCAGCTCTCCGGCGGCCAGGCCCAGCGGGTCGCCCTGGCCCGCGCACTCGCCGCCCGGCCCCGGCTGCTGCTCCTCGACGAACCGCTGGCCGCCCTCGACCAGACCACTCGGGGGCAGGTACGGCACACCCTCCGCCGCCACCTCGACGGCTTCGGCGGTGTCTGCCTCATCGTCACCCACGACCCCGTCGAAGCCGTCTCCCTGGCCGACCGGGTCCTCGTACTCGACGCGGGACGCGCCCTCCAGGACGCCCCGCCCACCGAGGTGACCCGGAACCCGCGCTCGCCCTGGGTCGCTCGGATGCTGGGCCGCAACGCCTGGCCGGGCACGTTCGGCCCCGACGGGCTGGTGCTCGGCGGCGGCGGAGGCCTCGTCGTCGCGGACCCGCTGGCCCCCGGGTCCGCCGCCCTCGCGATCATCGCCCCCGAAGCCGTCTCCGTACACCGGGACCGCCCGGCCGGCAGCCCCCGCAACGTCTGGCCGGGCACCGTCCGGGAGATCACCGCCCTCGGCAGCCGGCTGCGGATCCTGATCACCTCGCCCGAGGCGCCCGACCTGGTCGCCGAGATCACCCCCGAGGCCGCCGCGGAACTCGGCCTGGCCGACGGCGCCGCCGTCTGGACCAGCGTCAAGGCCACCGAAGTGACTCTGGTGGCCCTGTGA
- a CDS encoding LysR family transcriptional regulator, translating to MLLRQLEYLVALARERHFARAAASCYVSQPSLSAAIRKLERELDVPIVRRGRRFEGLTPEGERVLLWAHRILAERDALRHELSAMHDGLAGTLRMGAIPTALAAASLLTTPFVERHPQARVSLDSLSSRDINQRLAEFELDIAVTYLDDDSLSHVRRTPLYEERYLLLTPQDGPMAGQDVVRWAQIAALPLCLLSPQMRNRRIMDEYFAADGAPAVTPAIETDSVAALYAHLTAGRWSSVISHAWLHMFGVPDGMRVVPLEKPAHGPRVGLVIADRTPEPVLARALLQIAREAGVREAFDGLLDTYLRPAGPPADRPRRDRG from the coding sequence ATGTTGCTGCGACAACTGGAGTATCTGGTCGCGCTCGCACGGGAACGGCACTTCGCCCGGGCGGCGGCGTCCTGCTACGTGTCACAGCCGTCGCTCTCCGCGGCGATCCGCAAACTCGAACGCGAGCTGGACGTCCCCATCGTCCGGCGCGGCCGCCGCTTCGAAGGACTGACGCCCGAAGGCGAGCGGGTCCTGCTCTGGGCCCACCGGATCCTCGCCGAGCGCGACGCGCTGCGCCACGAGCTGTCCGCGATGCACGACGGCCTCGCCGGCACCCTGCGCATGGGCGCCATCCCCACCGCGCTCGCCGCCGCCTCCCTGCTCACCACCCCGTTCGTCGAACGGCACCCGCAGGCCCGCGTCTCGCTCGACTCCCTCTCCTCCCGGGACATCAACCAGCGGCTCGCCGAGTTCGAACTCGACATCGCCGTCACCTACTTGGACGACGACAGCCTCTCGCATGTCCGCAGGACCCCGCTGTACGAGGAGCGCTACCTCCTCCTCACCCCGCAGGACGGCCCCATGGCCGGACAGGACGTCGTGCGGTGGGCCCAGATCGCCGCGCTGCCGCTCTGCCTCCTCTCCCCGCAGATGCGCAACCGCCGCATCATGGACGAGTACTTCGCCGCCGACGGCGCGCCCGCCGTGACGCCCGCCATCGAGACCGATTCCGTGGCCGCGCTCTACGCGCACCTGACGGCGGGACGCTGGTCCAGCGTCATCTCCCACGCCTGGCTGCACATGTTCGGCGTGCCCGACGGCATGCGCGTCGTGCCCCTGGAGAAGCCGGCGCACGGCCCGCGCGTCGGCCTGGTCATCGCCGACCGCACCCCCGAACCCGTCCTGGCCAGGGCTTTGTTGCAGATCGCCAGGGAAGCGGGCGTACGGGAAGCGTTCGACGGTCTCCTGGACACCTACCTGCGCCCGGCGGGACCACCGGCCGACAGGCCGCGCCGCGACCGCGGATAG
- a CDS encoding NAD-dependent formate dehydrogenase has translation MAKVLCVLYDDPIDGYPKTYARDDIPKIESYPGGQTAPTPQGIDFTPGHLLGSVSGELGLRGYLESQGHTLVVTSDKDRDGSVFDQELVDADIVISQPFWPAYLTAERIAKAKNLKLAITAGIGSDHVDLDAAIAKGVTVAEVTYCNSISVAEHVVMMTLGLVRNYLPSNKIVLDGGWNIADAVARSYDLEGMQVGTVAAGRIGLAVLRRLAPFDVGLHYTDRHRLPEAIEQELNLTWHESAEAMVPHCDVVTINAPLHPETEGLFGDELLSKMKRGTYLINTARAKITDRDAIVRALESGQLAGYAGDVWYPQPAPADHPWRTMPNHGMTPHISGSSLSAQARYAAGTREILENFFAGTPQRDEYLIVDGGALAGVGAHSYSVKK, from the coding sequence ATGGCAAAGGTGCTGTGTGTGCTGTACGACGACCCGATCGACGGGTACCCGAAGACGTACGCGCGTGACGACATCCCGAAGATCGAGAGCTACCCCGGCGGTCAGACGGCGCCCACTCCTCAGGGCATCGACTTCACCCCGGGTCACCTCCTCGGCAGTGTCTCCGGCGAACTGGGCCTGCGCGGCTACCTGGAGTCCCAGGGGCACACCCTGGTCGTCACCTCCGACAAGGACCGTGACGGTTCGGTCTTCGACCAGGAGCTGGTCGACGCGGACATCGTCATCTCGCAGCCCTTCTGGCCGGCGTACCTGACGGCCGAGCGCATCGCGAAGGCCAAGAACCTGAAGCTCGCCATCACGGCCGGCATCGGTTCCGACCACGTCGACCTCGACGCGGCCATCGCCAAGGGTGTGACCGTCGCCGAGGTCACGTACTGCAACAGCATCAGCGTCGCCGAGCACGTCGTGATGATGACGCTGGGCCTGGTACGCAACTACCTGCCGTCGAACAAGATCGTCCTGGACGGCGGCTGGAACATCGCCGACGCCGTCGCCCGCTCGTACGACCTGGAGGGCATGCAGGTCGGCACCGTCGCCGCCGGCCGCATCGGCCTCGCGGTGCTGCGCCGCCTCGCCCCCTTCGACGTCGGCCTGCACTACACCGACCGTCACCGTCTCCCGGAGGCCATCGAGCAGGAGCTGAACCTGACCTGGCACGAGAGCGCCGAGGCCATGGTCCCGCACTGCGACGTCGTCACCATCAACGCGCCCCTCCACCCGGAGACCGAGGGCCTGTTCGGCGACGAGCTGCTCTCCAAGATGAAGCGCGGCACGTACCTCATCAACACCGCGCGGGCGAAGATCACCGACCGCGACGCGATCGTACGCGCGCTGGAGAGCGGCCAGCTCGCCGGCTACGCGGGCGACGTGTGGTACCCGCAGCCCGCCCCGGCCGACCACCCGTGGCGGACCATGCCGAACCACGGCATGACGCCGCACATCTCGGGCTCCTCGCTCTCCGCCCAGGCCCGCTACGCCGCGGGTACGCGCGAGATCCTGGAGAACTTCTTCGCGGGCACGCCCCAGCGCGACGAGTACCTGATCGTCGACGGCGGCGCCCTCGCCGGTGTGGGAGCGCACTCCTACTCCGTCAAGAAGTAA
- a CDS encoding phosphatidylinositol-specific phospholipase C domain-containing protein, whose translation MAKLLRTTVAAGAVALLALATTSARAADTGQLPYSSTTGVGVHNAYVKTTFPYFADALDSGAGMLELDVWTNVFGASWRVSHDSPVSNNNNCANATTVAQLRTNTQNRDLGGCLTDLRTWHNANPGHRPIVLKVEMKDGFLGSAGRGPAAFDALVTSKLGDAVYRPGDLVGNRATLDEASQAGAWPTRAQLAGKFIIELIPGTVEEQNPFDTLWTDREYATYLRDLKAAGRLGEATAFPAVHNVAAGDPRTRYADASIRPWFVFFDGDASAWVAGGIDTAWYNQRHYFVLMTDAHNVAPAIDGSNPTEQQARDRLSLLAGKNASLISADWRSLPTVLSSVVPRGTAQ comes from the coding sequence ATGGCAAAGCTCCTTCGTACGACGGTGGCCGCCGGTGCCGTCGCACTTCTCGCCCTCGCCACCACCTCGGCCCGGGCGGCCGACACCGGTCAGCTGCCGTACTCCTCCACCACCGGGGTCGGCGTGCACAACGCCTACGTCAAGACGACGTTCCCGTACTTCGCCGACGCCCTGGACTCCGGCGCCGGGATGCTCGAACTCGACGTGTGGACCAACGTGTTCGGCGCCTCCTGGCGCGTGTCGCACGACAGTCCGGTCAGCAACAACAACAACTGCGCGAACGCCACCACCGTCGCGCAGCTGCGGACCAACACGCAGAACCGCGACCTGGGCGGCTGCCTCACCGACCTCAGAACGTGGCACAACGCCAACCCCGGCCACCGGCCCATCGTCCTCAAGGTCGAGATGAAGGACGGCTTCCTGGGCTCGGCGGGCCGCGGCCCCGCCGCCTTCGACGCCCTCGTGACCAGCAAGCTCGGCGACGCCGTCTACCGGCCCGGTGACCTGGTCGGCAACCGCGCCACCCTCGACGAGGCGTCCCAGGCCGGTGCCTGGCCCACCCGCGCGCAGCTGGCGGGCAAGTTCATCATCGAGCTGATCCCCGGCACGGTCGAGGAGCAGAACCCCTTCGACACGCTGTGGACGGACCGGGAGTACGCCACCTACCTCCGCGACCTCAAGGCGGCCGGCCGGCTGGGCGAGGCCACGGCCTTCCCCGCCGTGCACAACGTCGCGGCCGGCGACCCGCGCACCCGCTACGCGGACGCCTCGATCCGCCCGTGGTTCGTCTTCTTCGACGGTGACGCCTCCGCGTGGGTCGCGGGCGGGATCGACACCGCCTGGTACAACCAGCGCCACTACTTCGTCCTGATGACGGACGCCCACAACGTGGCGCCCGCCATCGACGGCAGCAACCCCACCGAGCAGCAGGCCCGGGATCGGCTGTCCCTGCTGGCGGGTAAGAACGCCAGCCTGATCTCCGCGGACTGGCGCTCGCTTCCGACGGTTCTCTCGTCGGTCGTCCCGCGCGGCACCGCTCAGTAG
- a CDS encoding ATP-dependent DNA ligase, with product MLLAPLARVSREVAETSARSRKISMLAGLFRTAGPQDVPVVIPYLAGRLPQGRIGIGWNALKDPPPPAGRATLTVHHVDDTFSALAAVSGPGSQAERRRLVQELLGAATGEEQRFLVGLISGEVRQGALDAVAVEALAETSGAAAGAVRRAVMLAGSLQHVAERLLAEGPHVLEEFLLTVGRPVLPMLAQSAADVAEAIGRLGACAVEEKLDGIRVQVHRDGGTVRIFTRTLDDITDRLPEVVDIAATLDGDGFVLDGEVIALDERGRPRSFQEIASRVGSRTDVATAATAVPVSPVFFDILSLDGEDLLDLTFAERHEALARLVPEPMRVRRIVVPGTEGRGGDTADTRARDAEAFLADTMARGHEGVVVKALDTPYSAGRRGAGWLKVKPVHTLDLVVLAAEWGHGRRTGKLSNLHLGARRDDGSFVMLGKTFKGLTDVMLEWQTGRLRELAVRDDGFTVTVRPELVVEIAYDGLQRSSRYPAGVTLRFARVVRYREDKRAADADTVETVLAAHSPG from the coding sequence ATGCTGCTGGCACCGCTCGCCCGCGTCTCCCGGGAGGTCGCCGAGACATCGGCGCGCTCCCGGAAGATCTCCATGCTGGCCGGACTCTTCCGTACGGCCGGTCCCCAGGACGTGCCCGTCGTCATCCCCTACCTGGCGGGACGGCTCCCCCAGGGCCGGATCGGGATCGGCTGGAACGCGCTCAAGGACCCGCCGCCGCCGGCCGGCCGGGCCACCCTCACCGTCCACCATGTCGACGACACCTTCTCCGCTCTCGCGGCCGTGTCCGGGCCCGGCTCGCAGGCCGAGCGGCGGCGGCTGGTGCAGGAGCTGCTGGGGGCGGCCACCGGGGAGGAGCAGCGCTTCCTCGTGGGACTGATCTCCGGCGAGGTACGGCAGGGCGCGCTGGACGCCGTCGCCGTGGAGGCGCTGGCCGAGACCTCGGGCGCGGCGGCGGGCGCCGTGCGGCGGGCCGTGATGCTGGCCGGTTCGCTCCAGCACGTGGCGGAGCGGCTGCTGGCGGAGGGCCCGCACGTGCTGGAGGAGTTCCTGCTGACCGTGGGCCGGCCCGTGCTGCCGATGCTGGCGCAGAGCGCGGCGGACGTGGCCGAGGCGATCGGCCGGCTCGGGGCGTGCGCCGTGGAGGAGAAGCTGGACGGGATCCGGGTGCAGGTGCACCGCGACGGCGGGACGGTACGGATCTTCACGCGCACGCTCGACGACATCACCGACCGGCTGCCCGAGGTGGTGGACATCGCCGCCACGCTGGACGGCGACGGTTTTGTGCTGGACGGGGAGGTCATCGCGCTGGACGAGCGGGGCCGGCCCCGGTCGTTCCAGGAGATCGCGAGCCGGGTCGGGTCACGGACGGACGTGGCGACCGCCGCGACGGCGGTGCCGGTCTCCCCCGTCTTCTTCGACATCCTGTCGCTCGACGGCGAGGATCTCCTCGACCTGACGTTCGCGGAACGCCACGAGGCGCTGGCGCGGCTGGTCCCCGAGCCGATGCGGGTACGGAGGATCGTGGTGCCGGGTACGGAGGGGCGCGGCGGGGACACCGCCGACACGCGCGCCCGGGACGCCGAGGCGTTCCTGGCGGACACCATGGCGCGGGGCCACGAGGGGGTCGTGGTGAAGGCGCTGGACACCCCGTACAGCGCGGGCAGGCGCGGGGCGGGATGGCTGAAGGTCAAGCCGGTGCACACGCTGGACCTCGTGGTGCTGGCCGCCGAGTGGGGGCACGGCCGGCGCACCGGGAAGCTGTCGAACCTGCATCTGGGCGCGCGCCGGGACGACGGGTCGTTCGTCATGCTCGGCAAGACCTTCAAGGGCCTGACGGACGTGATGCTGGAGTGGCAGACCGGCCGGCTGCGCGAGCTGGCGGTGCGCGACGACGGCTTCACCGTGACCGTACGGCCGGAGCTGGTCGTCGAGATCGCGTACGACGGGCTCCAGCGGTCGTCCCGCTACCCGGCGGGGGTGACCCTGCGGTTCGCGCGGGTCGTCCGCTACCGCGAGGACAAGCGGGCGGCGGACGCCGACACGGTGGAGACGGTGCTGGCCGCCCACAGCCCGGGATGA